A region from the Cellvibrio sp. PSBB006 genome encodes:
- a CDS encoding RNA polymerase sigma factor yields the protein MTTSEFEQLLSSSNGRIWALARKYGTNGDAEDLYQEILEQLWRSYKSFRGESKPETWIYRVGVNTAMTRLRKSVKQREAVALVSEQVGGAALSGERCQADILQDFIRVLNDVDASILMMYLDGLTGQEMASVLGIKVNSIQVRINRMKSFFSERYVEGE from the coding sequence GTGACAACGTCGGAATTTGAGCAATTGCTCAGCAGCAGCAATGGTCGCATATGGGCGCTTGCCAGAAAGTATGGGACCAATGGTGACGCTGAAGATTTGTATCAGGAAATCCTTGAGCAATTGTGGCGCAGCTATAAGAGTTTTCGCGGCGAATCGAAGCCGGAGACCTGGATTTATCGCGTTGGGGTTAATACGGCTATGACTCGCCTGCGCAAGTCCGTAAAGCAACGCGAAGCCGTAGCGCTGGTGAGCGAGCAAGTCGGTGGAGCCGCCCTGTCGGGGGAGCGTTGCCAGGCGGACATTTTGCAGGATTTCATCAGGGTACTTAATGATGTTGATGCGTCCATTTTGATGATGTATCTGGACGGACTGACCGGGCAGGAGATGGCAAGCGTCCTGGGCATCAAGGTTAACAGCATACAAGTTCGCATAAATCGGATGAAAAGCTTTTTTTCCGAACGATATGTGGAGGGTGAGTGA
- a CDS encoding DUF3465 domain-containing protein yields the protein MKKIIIAFLLVLSTLSLPSWPNDAVLKEAYETQQSNLQVQGEGQVIRILPDDNDGSRHQRFILRLGSGQTLLIAHNIDLAPRISAIAVGDVVTFYGEYEWNNKGGVMHWTHRDPKNRHAHGWLMHKGTKYE from the coding sequence ATGAAAAAAATAATCATCGCCTTTCTCCTGGTGTTAAGCACCCTCTCCCTACCCTCTTGGCCAAATGATGCTGTTCTAAAAGAAGCCTATGAAACCCAACAAAGCAATCTACAGGTCCAAGGTGAGGGTCAAGTAATCCGAATTCTGCCTGACGATAATGATGGCTCCAGACACCAGAGATTTATCTTGCGCCTGGGCAGCGGTCAGACGCTGTTGATTGCCCATAATATTGATCTGGCACCGAGGATTTCCGCTATTGCGGTGGGTGATGTTGTTACGTTTTATGGCGAATATGAATGGAATAACAAAGGCGGCGTTATGCATTGGACGCATCGCGATCCCAAGAATAGGCACGCGCACGGTTGGTTGATGCATAAAGGTACAAAGTACGAATAA
- a CDS encoding helix-turn-helix domain-containing protein, protein MNIIGPNVKRLREAQGLTQEELTARCNLIKWDISRGTLAKIESQVRRVTDDEVQLLAKALKVDIDELFESK, encoded by the coding sequence ATGAATATTATTGGCCCAAATGTAAAACGACTGCGCGAAGCTCAAGGGCTTACGCAAGAGGAGTTAACTGCTCGCTGCAACCTGATCAAATGGGACATTAGCCGTGGCACTCTGGCGAAGATTGAATCACAGGTGAGGCGCGTTACGGATGATGAGGTTCAATTGCTGGCAAAGGCTTTAAAGGTTGATATTGACGAGCTTTTTGAAAGCAAATGA
- the drt4 gene encoding antiviral reverse transcriptase Drt4 yields the protein MAIDKNYLFNALLCHNYLPTQRKAKEELPPIFTTENFTPAIAAQLVGLANHRRVPYSGFDQVDYKLTRFNGVSRVLSLPHPLPHANLCYELSESLDNFSHIFENPNSQIGLKKYTDGRIVVMSGYGDVDIVEEEITELDFVKKVNHHLIESFGKRYRVHTDIANCFPSIYSHSVPWALVGHATAKADRSSAAWFNKIDKHLRSCKRDETQGIAIGPGASTLIAEIVLSKIDLELLRKGFEFTRYIDDYTGFCETEENAWEFVRTIESAAAKYKLQLNIKKTEIVKLPRPMSEAWVIALEHRKPIGEELSAAQVFDYLDFAVDLANQYPDGSILKFAAGVVVDTRRNIVLHDEYKVLDYLLALAFHQPALLPSVAMLIERYADDWMLAEHKRIESSLIAIILENIKRLRSDGVCWGIYCLIKWGSEIPTDLAHKIIATEDAFSIWVLYWTEQHQELVKGFCEQLDSADLYLLDRYWVLIYQLFFDDVCLNPYQDRVFEILKNNGVKFLLQKNP from the coding sequence ATGGCCATAGATAAGAACTATTTATTTAATGCTTTGCTTTGTCATAACTATTTGCCAACGCAACGCAAAGCGAAGGAAGAGCTTCCTCCAATATTCACAACTGAAAATTTTACGCCTGCTATTGCTGCTCAACTTGTAGGCTTGGCAAACCATAGGCGAGTCCCATATTCTGGATTTGATCAAGTTGATTATAAGCTTACCCGATTTAATGGTGTTAGTAGGGTGTTATCACTTCCTCACCCATTGCCTCACGCAAACTTATGCTATGAATTGAGTGAAAGTTTGGATAATTTTTCTCATATTTTTGAGAACCCTAATAGCCAAATAGGTCTTAAAAAATACACCGATGGCCGGATCGTTGTAATGAGCGGATATGGCGATGTAGATATTGTCGAAGAGGAAATTACTGAATTAGACTTTGTTAAAAAGGTAAATCACCATTTAATTGAATCTTTTGGGAAAAGGTATCGAGTTCATACTGATATCGCTAACTGCTTTCCAAGCATCTATTCTCATTCTGTACCTTGGGCGCTTGTTGGTCATGCGACGGCTAAAGCAGATCGAAGTTCTGCAGCATGGTTTAATAAAATTGATAAGCATCTTCGTTCATGCAAGAGAGATGAAACTCAAGGTATCGCTATCGGGCCAGGTGCTTCAACGCTTATTGCTGAAATCGTATTATCAAAGATCGATTTGGAATTGTTAAGAAAAGGTTTTGAGTTTACTCGCTATATTGATGATTATACTGGGTTTTGTGAAACTGAAGAGAATGCTTGGGAGTTTGTACGCACTATTGAAAGTGCTGCCGCAAAATACAAACTACAGCTAAACATTAAAAAAACTGAGATAGTAAAGCTGCCGAGGCCGATGAGTGAAGCTTGGGTTATTGCTTTGGAGCATCGCAAACCGATAGGTGAAGAGTTGTCTGCTGCACAAGTATTCGATTATCTGGATTTTGCTGTCGATCTGGCAAATCAATATCCAGATGGAAGTATATTAAAATTTGCAGCGGGAGTAGTGGTAGATACTCGTCGAAACATCGTACTTCATGATGAGTATAAAGTGCTGGATTACCTCCTTGCTTTAGCATTTCACCAGCCAGCATTATTGCCGTCAGTTGCCATGTTGATTGAACGTTACGCAGATGATTGGATGCTGGCAGAACATAAGCGAATAGAAAGTAGCTTAATCGCAATTATTTTAGAGAACATAAAAAGATTGCGCTCTGATGGGGTGTGCTGGGGAATCTATTGTTTAATTAAATGGGGCAGTGAGATTCCGACAGATTTGGCGCATAAAATCATAGCTACAGAAGATGCATTCAGTATCTGGGTTCTATATTGGACAGAGCAGCATCAGGAACTGGTAAAAGGTTTCTGTGAACAGTTAGACTCTGCAGATTTATATCTTTTGGATAGGTACTGGGTTTTAATATATCAATTGTTTTTTGACGACGTGTGTTTAAATCCATATCAAGACAGAGTTTTTGAGATACTTAAAAATAATGGAGTAAAATTTTTGCTTCAAAAGAATCCATAA
- the xth gene encoding exodeoxyribonuclease III, producing MKIATYNINGVNGHLPVLLRWLEESQPDIVCLQELKAPQEKFPEQAIRDAGYAAIWHGQKSWNGVAILSRVGEPVEVRRALPGDAEDVHSRYIEAAVQGIVVGCLYLPNGNPAPGPKFDYKLKWLERLTAHAAELVKADAPVVLVGDYNVIPTDLDVYKPERWLDDALFRPEVREAFTTILAQGWTDAVRALHPDEVIYTFWDYFRNAYGRNAGLRIDHFLLNPALKKSLRSCGVDKHVRGWEKTSDHAPVWIELKHQAASR from the coding sequence ATGAAAATCGCAACCTACAACATCAACGGCGTAAACGGTCACCTGCCAGTCCTGCTTCGCTGGCTGGAAGAATCACAACCCGATATCGTCTGCCTACAGGAATTAAAAGCCCCGCAAGAAAAGTTTCCCGAGCAGGCGATTCGCGATGCGGGCTATGCGGCCATCTGGCATGGGCAGAAAAGTTGGAATGGTGTGGCTATTTTGTCGCGGGTTGGCGAACCGGTGGAGGTTCGTCGTGCGTTGCCGGGGGATGCGGAGGATGTGCACAGCCGTTACATTGAGGCGGCGGTGCAGGGCATTGTGGTGGGGTGTTTGTATTTGCCTAATGGCAACCCGGCGCCGGGGCCTAAGTTTGATTACAAATTAAAATGGCTTGAGCGGTTAACGGCCCATGCGGCGGAATTGGTCAAGGCCGATGCGCCGGTGGTGTTGGTGGGTGATTACAATGTGATTCCGACGGACCTGGATGTGTATAAGCCGGAGCGCTGGTTGGATGATGCGTTGTTCCGGCCGGAGGTGCGCGAAGCGTTTACCACTATATTGGCGCAGGGGTGGACGGATGCGGTCCGCGCGCTGCATCCGGATGAGGTGATTTATACCTTTTGGGATTATTTTCGCAACGCCTACGGGCGCAACGCGGGCTTGCGGATCGATCACTTCCTGTTAAATCCGGCGCTGAAAAAAAGCCTGCGCAGTTGCGGTGTTGATAAGCACGTGCGCGGTTGGGAAAAGACCAGTGACCATGCGCCGGTGTGGATTGAGTTAAAACACCAGGCTGCTTCCAGGTAG
- a CDS encoding DUF1592 domain-containing protein: protein MCNVAVASPDGHGSYDPEAFLDKHCARCHNDERMSGNWSLSMVNVADIGQGKGLAEWESILRVTGRGEMPPPSRPKPGDEELKSFMSWLEGSLDGYAAAHPNPGRATLRRLNRTEYSNAVRDLLNLDVNVSESLPTDDTGYGFDNIADVLSVSPTLMDRYIAVAGKVSRLAVGLGADQPFTTTYMLPKDGSILNQGIPSYDERMSHDLPLDSRGGGAFKYYAPHDGVYEINGYLNSNTNNEVDRLEENRVSLRVPLTAGSHTVGITFRKQLRLDESVQTLRNTTDEVPLPTEPPTPLTLDFIVDGARVGSTNVPSYYMSPRFAQKNFPRDVLEINVAGPYEASGPGTTPSREKIFSCQPSFWPFTENYCAKKIIARLARQAYRRPVTDADVERLMAVYVQAQQSANFEQGIAAAIQAILVSPSFLFLYETDPPHSEPGFVHPVTDLEYASRLALFLWSSLPDEELLALAEKNVLRKPDILQQQIKRMLADDRAIALEQNFAGQWLYLRNLEFQRPDVVEFPDFDIPLRDAMKRESELFFSAIVRENASILDFIKSDYTFLNERLATHYGIEGVQGPAFRRVAIDAESMRGGLLGQGSILTVTSYSNHTSVVRRGKWILDNLLAAPPPPPPPDIPALKTQQAGKALNAREQMALHSQDPACSSCHVRMDPLGLALEKYDAVGRFRLTDAGRPIDVSTNMPDGKIFEGLYGLQSVLLERKEQFAGAFVQRLMTYALGRGLEANDQPQVRQIVRTAAQDNYRIHTIIWGILISEPFNYRMVPHHE from the coding sequence ATGTGTAATGTCGCGGTGGCCAGTCCGGACGGTCACGGCAGTTATGACCCTGAAGCGTTTCTGGATAAGCATTGCGCGCGCTGTCATAACGACGAACGCATGTCCGGCAACTGGTCCTTGTCGATGGTGAATGTTGCTGATATTGGCCAGGGCAAAGGTTTGGCGGAATGGGAAAGTATTCTGCGCGTTACCGGGCGCGGCGAGATGCCGCCGCCGAGCCGACCCAAGCCGGGTGATGAAGAATTAAAGAGTTTTATGAGTTGGCTCGAAGGTTCGTTGGATGGTTATGCGGCGGCGCATCCCAACCCTGGCCGCGCGACCTTGCGCCGTTTGAATCGCACCGAATACAGCAATGCGGTGCGCGATTTGTTGAACCTTGATGTGAACGTCAGCGAATCATTGCCGACCGACGATACCGGCTACGGTTTTGACAATATTGCCGATGTGTTGTCGGTGTCGCCGACATTGATGGATCGTTATATTGCCGTCGCGGGTAAGGTGAGTCGCCTGGCCGTGGGGCTTGGCGCGGATCAACCTTTTACCACGACGTATATGTTGCCTAAAGATGGCTCCATCCTGAATCAGGGCATTCCCTCTTACGATGAACGGATGAGCCATGATTTGCCGCTCGATTCCCGGGGCGGCGGTGCCTTTAAATACTATGCGCCGCACGATGGTGTGTACGAAATCAATGGCTATTTGAATTCCAACACCAACAACGAAGTGGATCGCCTGGAAGAAAATCGCGTGAGTTTGCGCGTGCCCTTAACCGCCGGTTCGCACACGGTGGGCATTACCTTTCGCAAACAATTGCGGCTGGATGAAAGCGTGCAAACCCTGCGTAACACCACCGATGAAGTGCCGCTGCCCACGGAACCCCCAACACCGCTGACATTGGATTTTATTGTTGATGGTGCGCGCGTGGGCAGTACCAATGTGCCGTCGTATTATATGTCGCCGCGCTTTGCGCAGAAAAATTTTCCCCGCGATGTGCTGGAGATTAACGTCGCTGGCCCCTATGAAGCGAGTGGCCCTGGCACCACACCCAGTCGTGAAAAAATCTTCAGTTGCCAGCCGTCGTTCTGGCCGTTTACGGAAAACTATTGTGCGAAAAAAATTATCGCGCGCCTGGCACGGCAAGCCTATCGTCGGCCGGTGACCGATGCAGATGTTGAGCGCTTGATGGCGGTGTATGTGCAAGCGCAGCAGTCGGCGAATTTTGAACAGGGTATTGCGGCGGCTATTCAGGCCATACTGGTTTCGCCGAGCTTTTTATTTTTATACGAAACCGATCCGCCTCACAGCGAGCCGGGTTTTGTTCATCCCGTCACTGATCTCGAATACGCCTCTCGCCTGGCCCTGTTTTTATGGAGCAGCTTACCCGATGAAGAGCTGTTAGCGCTGGCTGAAAAAAATGTGTTGCGCAAACCCGACATCTTGCAGCAGCAAATAAAACGCATGCTGGCGGATGATCGTGCTATAGCTCTGGAACAAAATTTTGCGGGCCAATGGTTGTATTTACGCAACCTGGAATTCCAGCGCCCGGATGTGGTGGAGTTTCCGGATTTTGATATTCCGCTGCGCGATGCCATGAAGCGCGAAAGCGAATTATTTTTCAGCGCGATTGTGCGCGAAAATGCCAGCATTCTGGATTTTATCAAGAGTGATTACACCTTCCTCAACGAACGACTGGCTACACATTACGGCATTGAAGGCGTGCAGGGCCCGGCGTTTCGCAGAGTGGCCATCGACGCGGAATCCATGCGCGGTGGTTTGTTAGGGCAGGGCAGTATCTTAACGGTGACCTCTTACAGCAATCACACCTCGGTGGTGCGGCGCGGTAAATGGATTCTCGATAATTTATTGGCCGCACCGCCACCACCACCGCCGCCGGATATTCCCGCACTCAAAACCCAGCAGGCGGGCAAAGCCTTGAACGCGCGCGAACAAATGGCCTTGCACAGCCAGGACCCGGCGTGTTCATCGTGCCATGTGCGCATGGACCCTTTGGGCCTGGCGCTGGAAAAATATGATGCGGTAGGGCGCTTCCGCTTAACGGATGCAGGTCGGCCTATTGATGTTTCCACCAACATGCCCGACGGAAAAATATTTGAAGGCTTGTACGGTTTGCAATCGGTATTGCTGGAACGCAAAGAACAATTCGCCGGGGCGTTTGTACAACGCTTGATGACTTACGCATTGGGGCGCGGTCTGGAAGCGAATGATCAACCGCAGGTGCGTCAGATTGTGCGCACGGCGGCGCAGGACAATTACCGCATTCACACCATTATCTGGGGCATTCTCATCAGCGAACCTTTTAACTATCGAATGGTGCCACATCATGAGTAA
- a CDS encoding DUF1552 domain-containing protein — MSKQPVLNRRTLLRGLGATITLPLMESMIPSAFATAVMESRPKRLSVFYIPNGLRMPQFTPAEAGENYALTPILEPIARHKEKFSVISGLAHYNANALGDGPGSHGRSCGAYLTGAHPKRTEGADILCGISMDQVLANHLGHHTQLASLELGIEPPSLLGSCDIGYSCTYTNTLSWRSPTSPLPVVVKPSDVFERLFGDTTVLDEKSRKAQLATKASILDFVLEDASRLSPRLGMNDRRKMEEYLDSIRTVELRIQKASQQVQQVDTSHVQLPVGIPESFEEHVRLMIDLQVLALQSDMTRISTFMLGRELSNRAYAEIGVPDAHHSLSHHGGDEEKIAKLVKINRLHMEQFGYLLDRLSATADGERTLLDSTLVMGGASLGEPNDHDNMNLPAIVAGGGLRGNRHIVESKHTPMSNLMLSLMHEMGVPVDSFGDSTGVINALSA, encoded by the coding sequence ATGAGTAAACAACCTGTTCTTAACCGTCGCACGCTGTTGCGCGGGTTGGGTGCGACCATTACCTTGCCCTTGATGGAGTCGATGATTCCATCGGCATTTGCCACGGCAGTCATGGAAAGTCGGCCGAAACGTTTGAGTGTTTTTTATATTCCGAATGGGCTGCGTATGCCGCAATTTACGCCGGCGGAGGCCGGTGAGAATTACGCGCTCACACCCATATTGGAGCCGATCGCCCGCCACAAAGAAAAATTTTCGGTGATCTCCGGTTTAGCGCACTACAACGCGAACGCCTTGGGTGATGGTCCTGGCAGCCACGGGCGCAGCTGCGGTGCCTATTTAACCGGTGCGCATCCCAAACGCACCGAGGGCGCCGATATTTTATGTGGCATTTCAATGGATCAGGTGCTTGCGAATCATCTTGGTCATCACACGCAATTGGCTTCTCTGGAATTAGGTATTGAACCGCCCAGTTTGCTCGGCAGTTGTGACATTGGTTACAGCTGTACTTACACGAATACTCTGTCCTGGCGCAGCCCCACATCGCCCTTGCCGGTGGTGGTAAAACCCAGCGATGTCTTTGAACGTTTGTTTGGCGATACCACGGTGCTGGATGAAAAATCCCGCAAAGCGCAGTTGGCCACCAAGGCCAGTATTCTGGATTTTGTGTTGGAAGATGCATCGCGTTTATCGCCGCGTTTGGGCATGAACGACCGGCGCAAGATGGAGGAGTATCTCGACTCCATTCGCACCGTGGAATTGCGTATTCAAAAAGCCAGCCAGCAAGTGCAGCAGGTGGACACCAGCCATGTGCAATTACCGGTCGGCATTCCGGAATCCTTTGAAGAGCATGTGCGCTTGATGATCGATTTGCAAGTGCTGGCACTGCAAAGCGACATGACGCGCATCAGTACCTTTATGTTGGGCCGTGAATTAAGTAATCGCGCCTACGCCGAGATCGGTGTGCCCGACGCGCACCACAGCCTCAGCCACCACGGTGGCGACGAAGAAAAAATTGCCAAGCTGGTAAAAATTAATCGCCTGCACATGGAGCAGTTCGGTTACTTGCTCGACCGCTTGAGTGCAACCGCCGATGGTGAGCGCACGCTGTTGGATAGCACATTGGTGATGGGTGGTGCGAGCCTGGGTGAACCTAACGATCACGACAACATGAATCTGCCGGCGATTGTGGCGGGTGGTGGTTTGCGGGGTAATCGCCATATCGTCGAGTCCAAACATACGCCCATGAGTAATTTAATGTTGTCACTCATGCACGAGATGGGCGTACCGGTTGACAGCTTCGGTGATAGCACCGGTGTGATCAATGCGCTCAGCGCTTAG
- a CDS encoding ankyrin repeat domain-containing protein has protein sequence MKYLIALACAFLFLSTAAMAGPADDALMRAIHAGDAIKARQALREGAEVNQPLPDGSLPLAWAADAQNPELVQLLLANAAKPDVDTIAGQNFSPLIAACQRGDPAIVIALLDAGADVTRTAPSGISPLALCAGNSSAPVVQRLLEMGAAVDAADENGQTPLMWAAAKGQVEVIPVLLNAGADINRTTEQGFTPLFFAIKSGDPRAPVAMMEAGGDINYRAPDGTSAVQLAMYQKQFAFAELLIKRGVDLTAYDRNGHQLLHAAVLNQQPALVALLLEKGADPNALTGTSQVVWRYEVNFTSRPYVTHAKPPLLLATELDSTEMMNTLIAAGADKTFRLEDGAH, from the coding sequence ATGAAATATTTAATTGCGCTGGCCTGTGCATTTTTATTTTTATCGACGGCTGCAATGGCTGGCCCAGCGGACGACGCATTAATGCGAGCCATTCACGCGGGTGATGCCATAAAAGCGCGACAGGCGTTGCGCGAAGGCGCCGAGGTGAATCAGCCACTGCCCGACGGTTCCTTGCCCTTGGCCTGGGCGGCGGATGCGCAAAACCCTGAGCTGGTTCAGCTATTGTTGGCGAATGCTGCGAAGCCAGATGTTGACACCATTGCCGGGCAAAATTTCAGCCCGTTAATTGCTGCCTGTCAACGCGGTGACCCTGCCATTGTTATCGCATTGCTCGACGCTGGTGCCGATGTAACTCGCACCGCGCCTTCTGGTATTTCACCGCTGGCGTTATGTGCGGGAAATTCCAGCGCGCCGGTGGTGCAACGTTTATTGGAGATGGGCGCAGCCGTGGATGCCGCCGATGAAAACGGGCAGACGCCGTTGATGTGGGCTGCCGCTAAAGGCCAGGTTGAGGTTATTCCGGTACTACTCAACGCCGGTGCCGATATCAACAGAACAACCGAGCAAGGTTTTACGCCGTTATTTTTTGCGATAAAAAGCGGCGACCCGCGCGCACCGGTGGCGATGATGGAGGCGGGTGGTGATATTAATTATCGCGCACCAGATGGAACCTCGGCGGTGCAATTGGCCATGTACCAGAAACAATTTGCCTTTGCGGAGTTATTGATTAAACGCGGTGTGGATCTGACCGCGTATGATCGCAACGGCCATCAGTTATTGCATGCGGCAGTGCTTAATCAACAACCGGCGCTGGTGGCGTTGCTGTTGGAAAAAGGTGCTGATCCCAATGCCCTGACAGGTACCTCCCAGGTGGTGTGGCGTTACGAGGTTAACTTCACCAGCCGGCCTTACGTGACGCACGCAAAGCCGCCTTTGTTGCTGGCGACCGAGCTGGATTCTACCGAAATGATGAACACCCTGATTGCAGCGGGGGCTGACAAAACATTTCGGTTGGAAGATGGCGCTCATTGA
- a CDS encoding cytochrome c, producing MMVNNRESCSFSKAAVLCAGLLMQVIFVGPVAAQQSIIDERQAGFKDMGAAMKTLRDELKGDEPSTETMTAAAKQMAALAAKIPAWFPAGSGPESGLDTDARDYIWTNKAKFDRITDEVISATKAMMPLTAGGDLSALKKQLLVVRDSCSSCHDSYRVD from the coding sequence ATGATGGTTAACAATCGTGAAAGCTGTTCTTTTTCAAAAGCCGCAGTGCTTTGTGCTGGCTTGTTAATGCAAGTGATATTCGTGGGACCGGTTGCTGCGCAGCAATCCATCATCGACGAACGGCAGGCCGGTTTTAAAGACATGGGTGCCGCCATGAAAACCCTGCGCGATGAATTAAAAGGCGATGAGCCCAGTACAGAAACGATGACCGCTGCCGCAAAACAAATGGCCGCGCTCGCTGCAAAAATTCCTGCGTGGTTTCCGGCGGGCAGTGGCCCTGAATCCGGTCTGGATACCGACGCTCGCGACTACATCTGGACCAATAAAGCAAAGTTTGATCGCATTACTGACGAGGTTATCAGCGCAACCAAAGCCATGATGCCGCTCACAGCTGGTGGGGATTTATCGGCACTGAAAAAACAGCTCCTGGTGGTTCGCGACAGTTGCTCGTCGTGCCACGATAGTTATCGCGTGGATTGA
- a CDS encoding cytochrome b/b6 domain-containing protein yields the protein MTTDVSATATSPVRQALWDWQVRVCHWLMVVLIVACWWTAENHEIVYHSYCAYGLLGVVLFRIYWGFFGSNTARFSQFIKKPSAVAQYVKTLPQRQVGASGGHNALGGYSVLVLLALMLLQIGLGLFSIDVDGFDGGPFADYLRFKTSREIAEWHEVTFNVLLGFIVLHIVAVVYYLVWRRQNLTAAMIHGKTSTPVSGQPMKPASYARFTVGVLIAGFIVWLIA from the coding sequence ATGACGACGGACGTTTCTGCCACAGCGACATCACCAGTAAGACAAGCCCTGTGGGATTGGCAAGTGCGCGTGTGCCACTGGCTGATGGTGGTATTGATCGTCGCCTGTTGGTGGACGGCAGAAAATCATGAAATTGTGTACCACAGTTATTGTGCGTATGGGTTACTGGGTGTTGTGCTGTTCCGCATTTACTGGGGATTTTTTGGCAGTAACACTGCCCGTTTTTCCCAGTTCATAAAAAAACCTTCTGCTGTAGCGCAGTATGTAAAAACCCTGCCGCAGCGCCAGGTTGGCGCATCTGGTGGACACAACGCCTTGGGCGGCTACAGCGTGCTGGTACTGCTTGCACTGATGCTGCTGCAAATTGGTTTGGGATTATTTTCTATCGACGTCGATGGTTTTGACGGAGGGCCTTTTGCCGATTACCTTCGCTTTAAAACCAGCCGTGAAATCGCCGAGTGGCATGAGGTAACCTTTAATGTGCTGCTGGGTTTTATCGTGCTGCATATTGTGGCGGTGGTTTATTACCTTGTCTGGCGCCGCCAGAATTTAACTGCCGCGATGATTCACGGAAAAACGTCAACACCAGTTTCCGGGCAACCGATGAAACCGGCGAGCTATGCTCGATTCACGGTGGGTGTATTGATTGCCGGTTTTATTGTTTGGTTGATCGCCTAG